A window from Fragaria vesca subsp. vesca linkage group LG5, FraVesHawaii_1.0, whole genome shotgun sequence encodes these proteins:
- the LOC101304972 gene encoding dof zinc finger protein DOF3.7-like: MIQELFGGAGFNIGGVAGGGGGGGAERKISISSSSTSLSASPSPSPSSSATTTTTAAAAAGATANSENLRCPRCDSANTKFCYYNNYNLTQPRHFCKTCRRYWTKGGALRNVPIGGGCRKNKSGTISTSISKTAVAGKMKSMASEIGRSGFGLGFDHEVQASPILWGSPQNSHILALLRSSTPNPNPNPNVQLCTNSVKEEGGMSMIGSHMMSESSGAGNDAMTARSTLGLDPLSSFWRNNQNVQPPHQQQNGNFILGHEVHSNQGIQELFQRLRSSSSASYYSHDLNNGVSSSSTSSILEAAPAVGGELGYNWNPAFTWSDQLPTTNGAYP, encoded by the coding sequence ATGATCCAAGAACTGTTCGGTGGCGCAGGGTTTAATATAGGAGGAGTAGCAGGAGGAGGAGGAGGAGGAGGAGCAGAGAGGAAAATCTCCATTTCTTCTTCTTCTACTTCTCTTTCGGCTTCGCCATCGCCGTCTCCATCTTCTTCCGCTACTACAACTACCACCGCTGCTGCCGCGGCCGGTGCAACAGCGAATTCAGAGAACTTGAGATGCCCGAGATGCGATTCTGCCAACACCAAGTTCTGTTACTACAACAACTACAACCTCACGCAGCCCCGCCACTTCTGCAAGACTTGCCGCCGCTACTGGACCAAGGGAGGAGCTCTAAGGAATGTTCCGATTGGGGGCGGATGCCGGAAAAACAAGAGTGGTACCATCTCAACATCAATAAGCAAGACAGCTGTGGCCGGGAAGATGAAATCAATGGCGTCGGAGATCGGGAGGTCCGGATTCGGACTTGGGTTTGATCACGAGGTGCAAGCAAGTCCTATACTGTGGGGTTCACCTCAGAATTCCCATATCCTAGCTCTTCTAAGATCCAGCACTCCAAACCCTAACCCTAACCCTAATGTTCAACTGTGTACTAATTCTGTGAAGGAAGAGGGGGGCATGAGTATGATTGGTTCCCACATGATGAGTGAGTCTTCTGGAGCTGGAAATGATGCAATGACAGCTCGGTCGACCTTGGGTTTGGATCCGCTGAGTTCTTTCTGGAGAAACAATCAGAACGTTCAACCTCCGCACCAGCAACAGAATGGTAATTTCATACTTGGGCATGAGGTTCATAGCAACCAGGGAATTCAGGAACTCTTTCAGAGGCTTAGATCATCTTCATCAGCTAGTTATTATTCACATGATCTTAACAATGGAGTTTCTTCATCATCTACTTCATCGATTTTGGAGGCGG